A single Gadus macrocephalus chromosome 22, ASM3116895v1 DNA region contains:
- the cfap90 gene encoding cilia- and flagella-associated protein 90 yields the protein MTYSVYTMDVLLESQTRPLATLSVFSYIPHRRKEDKQVTFVNSDSKAPELCLYDRIVHQPEGYDNKVHRDDRAHHKGRGMDIYSEERARVVPVRMSSEYGRRPPPLLYEPGKQFVHVLHMKKEFFRKNGITWNVAEGYGDVVPV from the exons ATGACCTATTCGGTTTACACGATGGATGTATTACTGGAGTCTCAGACCAGGCCTCTCGCCACTCTGTCGGTGTTCAGTTACATCCCACACCGCAGAAAGGAAGACAAACAGGTCACTTTCGTTAACAGTGACTCCAAG GCGCCGGAGCTGTGTTTGTATGACCGTATCGTCCACCAGCCAGAAGGTTACGATAACAAAGTACACCGGGACGACAGAGCGCACCACAAGGGCAGAGGCATGGACATTTATTCAGAG GAGAGGGCCCGGGTTGTGCCAGTGCGGATGTCCTCTGAGTACGGGCGTCGCCCACCACCCCTGCTTTACGAGCCCGGGAAGCAGTTCGTCCACGTGCTACACATGAAGAAAGAATTCTTCCGGAAGAATGGAATCACCTGGAATGTTGCAGAGGGATACGGAGATGTGGTCCCTGTTTAA